A window of the Archocentrus centrarchus isolate MPI-CPG fArcCen1 chromosome 17, fArcCen1, whole genome shotgun sequence genome harbors these coding sequences:
- the LOC115795239 gene encoding zinc finger protein OZF-like codes for MPSVQYLREFINERLTAAAEEIFTEFEKTIVQYEEEIDRQRRLLDITWKPEIKLHRTDLPQQHMCKEEEEVITDQQLCNQKRHSSLDQEEPEPPQTKEEQEELCSIQEGEQFGLKEETDTFMVTSTYEENDHRPNREHLLSDSSAVAESQNPQVTKKVDSRSTGNRTQNRNNAEDPPMSETQCNSGKSKKFLKCDICGKAFKYNCQMKIHSRIHTGEKPFSCKMCGKMFICRSSLSKHTRAHTGEKPYLCTTCGKMFGYNSDLLSHMIIHTGEKPYPCKTCGKMFGYRSSLMKHLRSHTGVKPYHCQTCGKKFSRSCQLSEHTRIHTGEKPYRCKTCGKAFGRRSRLSEHIRTHTGEKPCC; via the exons ATGCCTTCAGTTCAGTATCTGAGAGAGTTTATCAACGAGCggctaactgctgctgctgaagaaatATTCACAGAGTTTGAAAAAACGATCGTCCAGTACGAGGAAGAGATCGACCGTCAGCGCAGACTGCTGGATATCACCTGGAAACCTGAGATAAAGCTGCACAGGACAG ACCTCCCACAGCAACATATGtgtaaggaggaggaggaggtgatcaCTGATCAGCAGCTCTGTAACCAGAAGAGGCACTCCAGTCTGGACCAGGAGGAACCAGAACCTCCACAGACTAAAGAAGAACAGGAGGAACTCTGCAGCAttcaggagggagagcagttTGGATTGAAGGAGGAGACCGATACCTTTATGGTGACTTCAACTTATGAGGAAAATGACCACAGACCAAACAGGGAGCATCTTCTCTCTGacagctctgctgtagctgagaGCCAAAATCCACAAGTAACCAAGAAAGTAGATTCCAGATCAACTGGAAATAGAACCCAAAATCGCAACAATGCAGAAGACCCTCCTATGTCAGAGACCCAGTGTAACTCTGgcaaaagtaaaaagtttttaaaatgtgatatttGTGGAAAAGCCTTTAAGTATAATTGTCAAATGAAAATACATTCTAGAATTCACACAGGCGAGAAGCCGTTTTCTTGCAAAATGTGCGGGAAAATGTTCATATGTCGTAGTTCGTTATCGAAGCACACAAGAGCTCACACTGGTGAGAAACCATATTTGTGTACAACATGTGGGAAAATGTTTGGATATAATAGTGATTTACTGAGTCACATGATAATTCAtacaggtgagaagccatatCCTTGTAAAACATGTGGGAAAATGTTTGGTTATCGTAGTTCATTAATGAAGCACTTGAGAAGTCACACAGGTGTGAAACCATATCATTGTCAAACATGTGGGAAAAAGTTCAGCCGTAGCTGTCAGTTATCAGAGCACACAAGAATTCACACAGGGGAGAAGCCGTATCGTTGTAAAACTTGTGGGAAGGCATTCGGACGTCGTAGTCGTTTATCTGAACACATAAGAACTCACACAGGGGAGAAGCCATGTTGTTAA